The Nitrospiraceae bacterium genome segment CGCATTGAAGAAGCCATCGAACAGGTTATAATCGCATCGACCAGTCAAACGCCTGACTTCGTCCCGGATTGAAGAAGAGTCTGACGTCCTCTCCTTCGCCCGTGATCAGGAATTGGACACGGCCAGAGCTGGGAGGCATGACTTCCGCCCTTAGAAACGGTATGAAGGCGAACTGATGGCGCCAGCGTACGATTTCGATCTCCTGTGTATCGGCAGCGGGCCGGCCGGCCAACGTGCGGCGATCCAAGCCGCGAAACTGGGAAAGCGAGTCGCTGTCGTCGAACGCCGACGCATTCTCGGCGGGGTCTGCGTCGAGACCGGGACGATTCCCAGCAAGACCTTTCGCGAGGCAGTCGTTTCCTTCGTATCCACAGCGGATCATATTGAACATCACCTGGGAAATCATTTCGAAAGCCGACCCACGACGGCTCAGTTGTTGACGCGTGTCGAAGACGTGACGACACGCGAAGTCGAAGTGGTAGCGGATCAGCTTCGCCGAAATGATGTCGCACTGATTCAAGGCCAAGCTTCCTTCAAGGATACGCATACCGTCGTCGTTACAAACGAAGACGAATCGAGACTCATCACAGCCGCCAACATCTTGATCGCGGTCGGCACGGTACCCGCGCGACCTGATGGTGTACCCGTCGACAGACAAGTCATTCTCACCAGTGACGATATGGTGAAATTGGGGCGACTTCCTCGGAAGATGGTCGTGATCGGAGGAGGTATCATTGGTGTCGAATACGCGTCGATGCTGGCCGCGCTGAAGATCAACGTGACGCTGGTGGATAAGCGGACGCAACTCCTCGAGTTTCTCGATTCCGAAATTGTTGAGGAATTGATGCACCAAATGCGTAATCGGAACGTTACCTTCCGATTGGGTGAGGCGGTCGAACGGCTGGAATTGACTGAAGATCAACCGCGTCGCGCCGTGATCACCCTGGAGTCCGGGAAGCGTATCGTGTCGGAGTCCGTGCTCTATTCGATCGGGAGGATCGGTGCAACAGATCCACTCAACCTTGGGGCGATTGGTTTAACAGCTGACAAGCGCGGACGGTTGAAGGTCGATGCACAGTATCGGACGGAGGTGCCGCATGTTTTTGCCGCGGGAGACATCATCGGCTACCCCAGCCTCGCTTCCACATCAGCTTCGCAAGGCCGTCAGGTCGCTTGTCACGCGTTCGGAGTCGAAGTGGAACCCCTCCCCGAGCACTTACCCGTTGGCATTTACGCCATTCCTGAAATTTCCATGGTAGGACCACCTGAACATGAGCTGACTGAGCAGCACGTTCCCTACGAAACCGGCGTCGCCCGATATCGAGAGATCGCACGGGGACAAATCCTCGGCGACGACAGCGGTCTGGTGAAGCTCCTCTTTCATCGAGAAGACCGGCGTCTCCTCGCGGCCCACGCCATCGGCACCGGGGCGACCGAACTCATTCATATCGGGCAGGCTGTGCTCGATCTGGGCGGGGGGCTGAATTACTTTCTACGCGCGGTGTTCAATTATCCGACCTTGGCGGAGTGTTACAAAGTCGCAGCGCTGGATGCGTTTAACAAACTGTCGATGTAACTATCTGCATCAGATCGGAACATCGTGAGGAGCCGAACACCCTCTTGCGTATTGGAGCCGGAGGCAGCCCCGCATGAAGCGGTCCGTTCCAACGCTACCGGTCGTTGGTCTCTACCTTCTCATCTCTGCTTGCGCAAAGGTAGACACCATCCTGTTGACGAACGAGACATTTCCGCCCAAGAACTCCGCCGACGAGGTGGCCGTGCTGCAGCAAAACCCAACGCGACCATATCGAGAAATTGCGGAATTGCGGATCGGCGATACCTCGCTGAGCTTCGGCAGCTTGCAGCGAAAGATCTTGAGTCGGGCGGCGACTCTCGGAGCCGATGCCGTCGTGTTTGACAAGCCACAAACTCAAACGACTCATGAAATAGCGTATGAGCCAGTCTATAACCCGTGGGGCTATTACAGTCCATACTATGGCAGTCCTTGGGGCTATGGCGGCGGATATGGTGGCCCATTTGGAGGATGGGGCCCGTGGGGAGGAATGTACTCCGGCAGCGTTGCAGTCCCGTACGACGAGACGATTAGAATGCTCAAGGGAACAGCCATCCGCTATACAGAAACGGCGAACGTGAACGATCTTAAGACAGATCAATGAACTCGTTATCGCTAGGGCTTTACATAGGTTGGCGACTCATGCCCAGCCGCTCGCCAAGAAACACCATCCGTCCCAGTCTCACCATACCCTGCCGGATCATTTCATCGGACCATTCGTTCATCGATACTGCCGGCCACGGACTACTCTTCTGTGCCTGTGCGATGCTGGTCGGGTGTGTGTCAGTGCGTGTCGAGCCGTTGACCCATGAGTCGTATCCGCCGCGCAACAATCATATTCCTGTGCAGTGGCTGGAGTCCGAGCCCGGTGCTCCGCATATCGATCTGGCCCGGATTATCGCGACGAGCCAGACTGCGGATGAGGACCAGATGCGCGACAAAATCTTGGCTCGTGCAGAATCGATGGGAGCCGACGCGGTGGTGCTGGGGAGATCGGACGTTTTGGAATCCATGATGGGGCCGAGTCCTCTCTATGAATCGACCCTCGGACCGACGGCGGACAGCTTCAGCCCCTACGCAAGCGGCTGGGGGTGGTGGAATCCCTTCTACTACGATCCCTGGAGTTTTGTACAAGGAGCTGCTGACCAGACTGGGCGAACAGAAGTGTTGACCGGGACGGCCATTCGTTATGTAGCTGGGAAGTAATCTGGAATGTGGACTACACTAAGTTGTCGGAATTGCCCGTGAAGGAGGACCTATGAAGGTACGAAGACCGTGGGTCTTAGTCGGAGTGCTTGCAATAGGTGCCACTGCCTGTGTCGGTACAAGCCATGGAGAGCACAATAATCTCGGGCCAAGCGATCCGGTCGTTGACCTTTTAACAAAAGGCATTACCCAGCTGAACGGCAATATCAATGCACTGTCGAAACGTATGACCGACGCACAACAGATTTCGACCAAAACACCTCCCGTGCTGCAGGACCTGCAGGCTCTCGATTTATCTGGCTGGCAACTGCACCGTCAACAATGGGTCTTACAGCGTGATCATCTGGTTTTGGCCCGGGATAGCCTCCAGCGGGCATCCGCTCAGCCTGAACAGAAGAAGCAGTTGCTGGACCAGTGGCGGCAGCACCAGCAAGAGTATGCGAAAGCCCTTCAGGAACTCCGTCAACAGCGACAAAACCTGGAGAATAAGCATCTAGATGTGGAATCAGGTTTGATCGAACAGGGGCTTCAGTGATTGGTGACACTTCATCAGAGGAGAACCATCTCCCTGCTGATGCCGAGGGATTGGTACTTTGGGCGTGATTGATCTTGAACAAGAAAGGAGCATGCCGATGAAAAAACAACGTCAAATTCAGAAGCTGATTAAGGGCGCGCGCCCCGACGAGAGAGGCAACCTCAATGGATCTCACGGGGACATCGTGCACCGTGTTGCAGCGGCTGCCTATGAACTGTATCAGCAGCGCGGCAGAGAAGACGGCCATGATGTGGAGGATTGGCTGAAAGCCGAAGCGATCGTGAAGGGCCAATCAGTACACTAAAGAACAGCTTCCCTCTGTCGCTTGGTGATGCAAGCAGGGAGAGCGTCTCTTCGTACCGTAGTCGTGTGTTCGTTGTTCGAGC includes the following:
- the sthA gene encoding Si-specific NAD(P)(+) transhydrogenase, coding for MAPAYDFDLLCIGSGPAGQRAAIQAAKLGKRVAVVERRRILGGVCVETGTIPSKTFREAVVSFVSTADHIEHHLGNHFESRPTTAQLLTRVEDVTTREVEVVADQLRRNDVALIQGQASFKDTHTVVVTNEDESRLITAANILIAVGTVPARPDGVPVDRQVILTSDDMVKLGRLPRKMVVIGGGIIGVEYASMLAALKINVTLVDKRTQLLEFLDSEIVEELMHQMRNRNVTFRLGEAVERLELTEDQPRRAVITLESGKRIVSESVLYSIGRIGATDPLNLGAIGLTADKRGRLKVDAQYRTEVPHVFAAGDIIGYPSLASTSASQGRQVACHAFGVEVEPLPEHLPVGIYAIPEISMVGPPEHELTEQHVPYETGVARYREIARGQILGDDSGLVKLLFHREDRRLLAAHAIGTGATELIHIGQAVLDLGGGLNYFLRAVFNYPTLAECYKVAALDAFNKLSM
- a CDS encoding DUF2934 domain-containing protein — encoded protein: MKKQRQIQKLIKGARPDERGNLNGSHGDIVHRVAAAAYELYQQRGREDGHDVEDWLKAEAIVKGQSVH